A genomic stretch from Setaria viridis chromosome 1, Setaria_viridis_v4.0, whole genome shotgun sequence includes:
- the LOC117842657 gene encoding L-type lectin-domain containing receptor kinase S.7: MPPPRPSVLSLLLLVAVLLPPAAAAAKHRHTSASTPTPAPPASYLRVSWASNLTLLGSASLLPGATAVALTTPSRDGVGAGRALFSEPVRLLVPSSTDPASFSTRFTFRITPAPTYGDGLAFLLTSSRTFLGASNGFLGLFPSSSASDEGEADLHGVTTVAVEFDTHRDVALRDPDGNHVALDAGSIFSVASASPGVDLRAGVPITAWVEYRAPRRRLSVWLSYSPFRRPEKPALSADADLSGLLRTFMYAGFSASNGNGAALHVVERWTFRTFGFANSSHASPPSEPPAPPNKPLLPHNKPLLLTGNHQHQHHHHNLLYKVLGGVLGGVVVLVFVIGGSVVWLSRPIGHQSEERKVPSEDKPYGTMSMEVVRAATKGFNSGNVIGIGGSGATVYEGVLQSGSRVAVKRFQAIWPCTKAFVSELAAMLNCPNHPNLVRLAGWCCSKDELVLVYEFMPNGNLDCALHTMGGATLPWEARFRAVLGIASALEYLHDGCDHRILHRDVKSSNVLLDAEFNARLGDFGLARLVSHGGLPHTTQPAGTLGYLAPEYVHSGVATERSDVYSLGVLALEVATGRRPTERGISVVDWVWVLWGRRRLVDAADQRLQGRFVAEEMRRVLLVGLSCVHPDCRKRPGMRRVVKMLDGTAPLTLVPDKKPPVMLQTQVNQASSMNSVDTINTAFYSCR, encoded by the coding sequence ATGCCTCCGCCACGCCCCTCcgtcctctccctcctcctcctcgtcgccgtcctcctcccgcccgccgccgcggcggccaagcACCGCCACACCTCCGcatccacccccacccccgccccaCCCGCCTCCTACCTCCGCGTGTCGTGGGCGAGCAACCTCACGCTCCTGGGCTCGGCCTCCCTCCTCCCGGGCGCGACGGCCGTCGCGCTCACCACCCCGTcccgcgacggcgtcggcgccgggcgcgccCTCTTCTCGGAGCCCGTCCGCCTCCTCGTGCCCTCCTCCACCGACCCCGCCTCCTTCTCCACCCGCTTCACCTTTCGCATCACGCCCGCACCCACCTACGGCGACGGCCTCGCcttcctcctcacctcctcccGCACATTCCTCGGCGCCTCCAACGGGTTCCTCGGTCtctttccctcctcctccgcctccgacgAGGGCGAGGCCGACCTCCACGGCGTCACCACTGTCGCCGTCGAGTTCGACACCCACCGCGACGTGGCGCTGCGCGACCCCGACGGCAACCACGTCGCGCTCGACGCCGGGTCCATCTTCTCCGTCGCGTCCGCGAGCCCCGGCGTGGACCTCAGGGCAGGGGTGCCCATCACCGCTTGGGTGGAGtaccgcgcgccgcgccgccgcctcagcgTGTGGCTCTCGTACTCGCCATTCCGCCGCCCCGAGAAGCCCGCCCTCTCTGCTGACGCCGACCTCTCCGGGCTCCTCCGCACATTCATGTACGCCGGCTTCTCGGCGTCCAATGGCAACGGCGCGGCGCTTCATGTCGTTGAGCGCTGGACCTTCCGCACCTTCGGCTTCGCCAACTCATCCCACGCTTCGCCACCGTCTGAGCCCCCAGCGCCGCCCAACAAACCACTGCTGCCGCACAACAAACCACTGTTGCTTACAGGAaaccaccagcaccagcaccaccaccacaacctaTTGTACAAGGTGCTTGGTGGAGTCCTCGGTGGCGTGGTCGTACTGGTATTTGTTATCGGTGGCTCTGTTGTTTGGCTCTCTAGGCCAATTGGCCACCAAAGTGAAGAACGTAAGGTGCCGAGCGAAGACAAGCCTTATGGGACGATGTCTATGGAGGTGGTGCGTGCAGCAACAAAGGGCTTCAACAGTGGCAATGTGATCGGCATTGGCGGCTCCGGTGCCACTGTGTATGAGGGGGTGCTCCAATCTGGTTCAAGAGTTGCTGTCAAACGGTTCCAGGCTATTTGGCCATGCACGAAAGCATTTGTGAGTGAGCTTGCAGCAATGCTCAACTGCCCAAATCACCCCAATCTCGTGCGGCTTGCTGGGTGGTGCTGCAGTAAGGATGAGCTCGTGCTTGTTTATGAGTTCATGCCCAATGGGAATCTTGACTGTGCACTGCACACAATGGGTGGAGCAACACTTCCCTGGGAGGCACGATTCAGGGCAGTGCTTGGTATCGCCTCAGCGCTTGAATATCTGCATGATGGGTGTGATCACCGGATTCTACATCGTGATGTCAAGTCATCTAATGTGCTACTTGATGCAGAGTTCAATGCCCGACTGGGTGATTTTGGGCTTGCTCGTTTAGTGAGCCACGGTGGATTACCACACACAACACAGCCAGCTGGCACACTTGGCTACCTTGCTCCAGAGTATGTGCATTCAGGTGTTGCAACAGAGCGGTCTGATGTGTACAGTTTGGGTGTGCTTGCTCTGGAGGTGGCCACTGGCCGAAGGCCCACAGAGAGGGGAATCTCTGTTGTTGACTGGGTGTGGGTTCTATGGGGTCGTCGGAGGCTGGTTGATGCTGCAGACCAGCGGCTTCAGGGCCGATTTGTTGCAGAGGAGATGCGGCGGGTTCTGCTTGTGGGTCTCTCTTGTGTGCATCCAGACTGCAGGAAGCGGCCTGGCATGCGAAGGGTAGTCAAGATGCTTGACGGGACTGCACCCTTGACACTGGTGCCAGATAAGAAACCACCCGTTATGCTCCAGACACAAGTAAATCAAGCTTCGTCAATGAACTCTGTGGATACTATCAATACTGCATTCTATAGCTGTCGCTGA
- the LOC117839169 gene encoding uncharacterized protein codes for MDRWDMVDSISDCGVVTNKLRIEVDSSSSDDSDREEHDAQEVGAVREAPPHLAACNQFDHPPPAGAGAGFGNNRRRLLSKQLSMKETTREAKWKKRQRQILRRSGLVSVVREQQERNDDGGGGGNKSAILDEGHHVVRSSSERAMRCLTDEDLDELRGSFELGFGFDEETGAAHLRDTLPALDFYFAVNRQLSDPKMRSLSAASPTSTLSSSTLPDTPSPRSPNDAPGGDPWKLFSPGDNPQLVKTRLRHWAQVVACNIKHGC; via the exons ATGGATCGATGGGACATGGTGGACAGCATCAGCGACTGTGGGGTGGTGACGAACAAGCTGCGCATCGAGGTTGACTCCTCGTCGTCAGACGACAGCGACAGGGAGGAACACGACGCGCAGGAGGTGGGCGCGGTGAGGGAGGCTCCCCCGCACCTGGCGGCGTGCAACCAGTTCGACCACCCgccacccgccggcgccggcgccggctttGGCAACAATAGGAGGCGGCTTCTGTCGAAGCAGCTGTCCATGAAGGAGACCACCAGGGAGGCCAAGTGGAAGAAGCGCCAGCGGCAGATACTGCGGCGCAGCGGCTTGGTATCGGTCGTGAGGGAGCAGCAGGAGCGGAAcgacgacggcggaggaggaggcaacAAGAGCGCCATCCTCGACGAAGGCCATCACGTCGTGAGGTCCTCGTCGGAGCGCGCGATGAGGTGCCTGACCGACGAGGACCTGGACGAGCTGCGGGGCTCCTTCGAGCTCGGGTTCGGGTTCGACGAGGAGACCGGCGCCGCGCACCTCCGCGATACGCTCCCCGCCCTCGACTTCTACTTCGCCGTGAACCGGCAGCTGTCTGACCCCAAGATGCGCTCGCTGTCGGCGGCGAGCCCCACGTCGACGCTGTCGTCGTCCACGCTCCCCGACACCCCGAGCCCGCGCAGCCCCAACGACGCCCCCGGCGGCGACCCATGGAAGCTCTTCAGTCCAG GTGACAACCCCCAGCTTGTGAAGACGAGGCTGAGGCACTGGGCGCAGGTGGTGGCCTGCAACATCAAGCACGGCTGCTGA